A genomic stretch from Pirellulales bacterium includes:
- a CDS encoding sugar transferase: MFAAVMLAACTPLLAALVLAIRLTSRGPAVLKQERVGLGGRRFPMYKLRSMRFDAETESGAVWASEDDPRATRVGRVLRKLHLDELPQLANIVAGQMSFVGPRPERPCFVEQLSREIPGYVHRLAVRPGVTGLAQINLAPDQDVNCVRRKLELDLQYLFLGGLDVELRILAATLLKMIGVPRKAACKATLLDVASQVYAPSPVVAGGRQEGRRRRERRRREQPAEAAVSS, from the coding sequence GTGTTCGCCGCCGTGATGTTGGCGGCATGCACGCCCCTGCTCGCGGCGCTGGTGCTTGCCATTCGATTGACGTCGCGCGGGCCGGCCGTTCTTAAGCAGGAACGCGTCGGACTCGGCGGCCGCCGGTTCCCGATGTACAAGCTGCGCTCGATGCGGTTCGACGCGGAAACGGAATCCGGGGCCGTCTGGGCGTCGGAGGACGACCCGCGGGCGACGCGCGTCGGGCGCGTGCTGCGCAAACTTCATCTCGACGAACTGCCGCAACTGGCCAACATCGTGGCAGGGCAGATGTCGTTCGTCGGCCCGCGGCCCGAGCGCCCCTGTTTCGTCGAGCAACTCTCGCGAGAGATCCCCGGCTATGTGCATCGCTTGGCGGTGCGGCCCGGGGTGACCGGGCTCGCCCAGATCAACCTCGCTCCGGACCAGGATGTCAATTGCGTGCGGCGCAAGCTCGAGCTTGATCTGCAGTACTTGTTCCTCGGCGGGCTCGACGTGGAGCTGCGTATTCTCGCGGCGACGTTGCTGAAGATGATCGGCGTCCCGCGCAAAGCGGCGTGCAAGGCGACGCTGCTGGACGTGGCGTCCCAGGTCTACGCGCCAAGTCCCGTCGTCGCCGGGGGACGGCAAGAGGGACGTCGCCGACGGGAACGCCGGCGTCGCGAGCAACCGGCCGAGGCGGCCGTTTCGAGTTGA
- a CDS encoding glycosyltransferase family 39 protein, with translation MPLFSNSTSIERYALAAIVLLAAGLRLALLDRESFWRDESLPAYLACQPLEKLVSGEVVEVGYPSAQLMAAHIWSRSVGSSDFALRLLPALTGVLGVIALYGCALQFVSSRCAVLAAGLAAINPLHVYLSQEFRTYSTMFLSTALALGAAAAYRTSGSIGALALWVASVVVGMNVHYYAALPAVGLFLFVAATVEPGLRRRWWAANMVVAVVGLVLVRRVLEDVAPHATHEAVGSGFRHVACSPLSLLFGRTLAWERDGVGLAVGALVVATAIWGAAFAAGLRTLPQRGLLIVAAGFPVAVALVLLLGAEVVAWDDRKALVVLAPLLVMLAHGVAAAPGRLRATLVGTITILSAVSLFRYYTEANRDDWRSIAALLAEQMEDEDAVLVAPDEEACSLRRYLPGCDPCRAYGDSIVGFDVDAERFVEYDAEENRLHDAPPALLQEASRVWVVYDARRISGDALQEKLARRGALLERLEPDERFDRANVLAPYVLSASP, from the coding sequence ATGCCTCTCTTTTCGAATTCGACCTCGATCGAGCGATACGCCCTCGCGGCGATCGTGCTGCTGGCTGCGGGGTTGCGGCTGGCGCTGTTGGATCGGGAGAGCTTCTGGCGCGACGAAAGCTTGCCCGCCTACCTCGCCTGTCAACCGCTGGAGAAGCTGGTTTCGGGCGAGGTCGTCGAGGTCGGGTATCCGTCGGCGCAGCTCATGGCGGCGCACATCTGGTCGCGGTCGGTCGGGTCAAGCGATTTCGCCCTGCGGCTGCTGCCTGCACTGACGGGAGTGCTGGGGGTGATCGCGCTGTACGGGTGCGCGTTGCAGTTCGTGTCTTCCCGCTGTGCGGTGCTGGCTGCGGGGCTTGCGGCGATCAACCCGCTGCATGTCTACCTGTCGCAGGAATTTCGCACGTACTCGACGATGTTTCTAAGCACGGCCCTGGCGCTGGGGGCGGCCGCGGCGTATCGCACGTCGGGATCAATCGGTGCGCTGGCGCTGTGGGTCGCGAGCGTCGTGGTCGGGATGAACGTCCACTACTACGCGGCGCTGCCGGCGGTCGGGCTGTTTCTGTTCGTGGCCGCGACCGTCGAGCCCGGTTTGCGGCGCCGGTGGTGGGCGGCCAACATGGTTGTGGCCGTCGTCGGGCTGGTCCTGGTCCGGCGCGTGCTCGAGGACGTGGCGCCCCATGCGACCCACGAGGCGGTCGGATCCGGGTTTCGTCACGTGGCGTGTTCGCCGTTATCGCTGCTGTTCGGTCGGACGCTGGCGTGGGAGCGGGACGGGGTCGGTCTGGCCGTCGGGGCGCTGGTCGTCGCGACGGCGATCTGGGGCGCCGCCTTCGCCGCCGGGCTGCGCACCTTGCCGCAGCGCGGGCTGTTGATCGTCGCCGCGGGGTTCCCCGTCGCGGTCGCGCTGGTCTTGCTGCTCGGCGCGGAGGTCGTCGCTTGGGACGATCGCAAGGCGCTGGTCGTCTTGGCGCCGCTGCTGGTCATGCTCGCCCACGGCGTCGCGGCGGCGCCGGGGCGGTTGCGGGCGACGCTCGTCGGGACGATCACGATTCTGTCGGCCGTTTCGTTGTTCCGCTATTACACCGAGGCCAATCGCGACGACTGGCGGTCGATCGCCGCGCTGTTGGCAGAGCAGATGGAGGACGAGGACGCGGTGCTCGTGGCTCCGGACGAAGAGGCGTGCTCGCTGCGGCGGTATCTGCCGGGCTGCGACCCGTGCCGTGCGTACGGGGACTCGATCGTCGGGTTCGACGTCGACGCCGAGCGGTTCGTCGAGTACGACGCCGAGGAGAACCGCCTGCACGACGCTCCGCCGGCGCTGTTGCAGGAGGCCAGTCGCGTGTGGGTCGTGTACGATGCCCGCCGAATCAGCGGCGACGCGCTGCAGGAGAAGCTAGCGCGACGCGGGGCGCTGCTCGAGCGGCTCGAGCCGGACGAGCGTTTCGACCGCGCCAACGTCCTGGCGCCGTACGTGCTGTCGGCGAGCCCGTGA
- a CDS encoding glycosyltransferase family 2 protein: MSEPWLASIFWASVAVLAYAYVAYPLAIGAAARRRPLWRQSAAEAPRSASILIAARDEEANIGPRLEELTQVLVQTGGTGEILVGSDGSTDRTAEVAEQFAPRGVRVVTWSSGRGKAAMLSALAREARGEILVMADARQRWAPDALVRLLENFADPAVGAVSGELRLESQGGVLAGVGLYWRFETWLRKQESRLHSQVGVTGAIAAVRRELFRPVPEGVILDDVYWPLQVVLQGRRVVHDERATAFDRLPDSAAGEMRRKIRTLAGNFQLIAVAPELLLPWRNPAWSVLVSHKLLRLAAPWAMLGALATSALLGGPWYGAAFGLQVALLVVAVVGLTPWGARNRVCAAAGSFLMLHAAAWTAFWVWATGRSDRLWRPVSATAASRDGDSAA, from the coding sequence ATGTCGGAGCCGTGGCTCGCGTCGATCTTCTGGGCGAGCGTCGCCGTGCTGGCGTACGCCTACGTCGCGTACCCGCTGGCGATCGGCGCGGCGGCGCGACGGCGGCCGCTGTGGCGTCAATCGGCCGCCGAGGCGCCGCGCTCGGCGTCGATTCTGATTGCGGCCCGGGACGAGGAAGCGAATATCGGCCCGCGGCTCGAGGAATTGACGCAAGTGCTTGTGCAGACGGGCGGCACGGGCGAGATCCTCGTCGGATCGGACGGTTCAACGGACCGGACCGCCGAGGTCGCCGAGCAGTTTGCTCCCCGCGGAGTGCGGGTGGTAACATGGAGTTCTGGTCGCGGCAAAGCGGCCATGTTGTCGGCACTGGCCCGTGAGGCTCGAGGCGAGATTCTCGTCATGGCCGACGCTCGTCAGCGCTGGGCGCCCGACGCGCTTGTGCGGCTGTTGGAAAACTTCGCCGACCCCGCGGTCGGCGCCGTCAGCGGCGAGCTGCGGCTTGAGAGCCAGGGCGGCGTGTTGGCCGGCGTGGGGCTGTACTGGCGGTTTGAGACGTGGCTGCGCAAGCAGGAGAGCCGACTCCACTCGCAGGTCGGCGTCACCGGGGCGATTGCCGCGGTGCGACGCGAGTTGTTCCGACCCGTTCCCGAGGGGGTGATCTTGGACGACGTGTACTGGCCGCTGCAGGTGGTGCTGCAAGGTCGCCGCGTCGTCCATGACGAGCGGGCGACGGCGTTCGATCGGCTGCCGGACAGCGCCGCGGGCGAGATGCGGCGCAAGATCCGCACGTTGGCGGGGAACTTTCAACTGATCGCCGTGGCGCCGGAGCTGCTCCTGCCGTGGCGAAACCCGGCGTGGTCGGTCCTGGTTTCGCACAAGCTGCTGCGGCTTGCGGCGCCGTGGGCGATGCTCGGTGCGCTGGCGACCAGCGCGCTTTTGGGGGGGCCGTGGTACGGCGCGGCGTTCGGGCTGCAAGTTGCGCTGTTGGTCGTCGCCGTGGTCGGGCTGACTCCCTGGGGGGCGCGGAACCGCGTTTGCGCCGCGGCGGGTTCGTTCCTGATGTTGCACGCCGCGGCCTGGACGGCGTTTTGGGTCTGGGCGACAGGTCGCTCCGATCGCCTGTGGCGTCCCGTCTCGGCGACCGCGGCGTCTCGCGACGGAGATTCTGCCGCGTGA
- a CDS encoding glycosyltransferase, which translates to MNVVVVDWDVCCPANSGKRQRTLNLMLELADRHSVVYFSRGDGESSDGRETRVFLAARGIDSHFANLPVPVKRGWSFYRKVARNLASPAPYAVDAHMCARFRRKLHEFARGRKIDLWQVEWSPYVELLRGAPSDAPVILMAHNVDSLIWRRYAETETRPWARSYLRLQHARFERYERRVFRAAHCVVAVSDDDAQLMRDEFAAERVAVVENGVRFSDYAEPNRPRDPREMLFLGGLDWRPNIDGLKHFLARVLPLILVEEPAARLTVVGRNPSERLAALVRQSPRCELAANAPDVRPYLARAGMMVVPLRIGGGSRLKILEAAASWLPIVSTTVGAEGLRLAPDRDLAIADTVEEFVAATVRWMRAPHEAKEFAARARQTAAERYCWSMLGRRLDEIWHDAVDPRGLTAQVGAGDP; encoded by the coding sequence ATGAACGTCGTCGTCGTCGATTGGGACGTTTGCTGCCCGGCCAACTCGGGCAAGCGCCAGCGGACGCTCAACCTGATGCTCGAACTGGCGGACCGGCACTCGGTCGTCTATTTCTCTCGGGGCGACGGGGAGTCGTCCGATGGACGCGAGACGCGCGTGTTCCTCGCAGCCCGCGGCATTGACTCGCACTTCGCGAATCTGCCGGTCCCCGTGAAGCGAGGCTGGTCGTTCTATCGCAAGGTGGCGCGCAATCTCGCGTCGCCGGCGCCGTACGCGGTGGATGCGCACATGTGCGCACGGTTCCGCCGTAAGTTGCACGAGTTCGCACGCGGTCGGAAGATCGATCTGTGGCAAGTCGAGTGGTCCCCCTATGTCGAGTTGCTGCGCGGGGCGCCAAGCGACGCGCCGGTGATCCTGATGGCTCACAACGTCGACTCGCTTATCTGGCGGCGGTACGCCGAAACCGAAACGCGGCCGTGGGCGCGTTCGTACCTGCGTCTGCAGCACGCTCGGTTCGAGCGGTACGAGCGGAGGGTGTTTCGCGCAGCGCACTGCGTCGTCGCGGTGAGCGACGACGATGCCCAGTTGATGCGCGACGAGTTCGCCGCCGAGCGGGTCGCCGTGGTCGAGAACGGCGTTCGCTTTTCCGACTACGCCGAGCCGAACCGGCCGCGCGACCCGCGCGAGATGCTGTTTCTGGGGGGGCTCGATTGGCGCCCGAATATCGACGGCTTGAAGCACTTTCTCGCCCGCGTCTTGCCGCTCATTCTGGTCGAGGAGCCGGCGGCGCGGTTGACGGTGGTCGGGAGGAATCCGTCGGAGCGACTTGCGGCGCTGGTGCGACAGAGTCCGCGGTGCGAGCTCGCGGCGAACGCGCCTGACGTGCGGCCGTACTTGGCCCGGGCGGGGATGATGGTCGTCCCGCTGCGAATCGGCGGCGGTTCGCGGTTGAAGATTCTCGAGGCGGCCGCCAGTTGGTTGCCGATCGTTTCGACGACGGTGGGGGCCGAAGGGTTGCGGCTCGCGCCCGATCGCGACTTGGCGATCGCCGACACGGTTGAGGAGTTCGTCGCGGCGACGGTGCGGTGGATGCGCGCCCCGCACGAAGCGAAGGAGTTCGCTGCGCGAGCTCGCCAGACGGCCGCTGAACGGTACTGTTGGAGCATGCTGGGCCGGCGGCTTGACGAGATCTGGCACGATGCGGTTGACCCTCGCGGGCTGACGGCGCAGGTCGGCGCGGGGGACCCGTGA
- a CDS encoding TolC family protein — protein sequence MSTIPRITSPRRFVAAAAAGAAIALCPVQFTASEGRFAANAGEVGQAPSQPPQKCPEDEAATTLRLIKSRPPTEAQGPEAGSSAQQGPWRAATPLAVVQWAFPGVEALHPSTGATPHDRSPLPNRRLAQGAKLEVVGESITTPAPAFVLDSVIASDGSPAPTSLVLLPTSQSRQAPVNLVARPAAEPSMAAPEPAAQAPLVQRAPPSPSIPRAPQVAARQIPASQPQPVVESLAVSHSPAPTPFVPPSAAPAAPQIISVATTAEPSTVAIRPTPAKSQPPAVEVQPAELTPSPAPMAPQLASSPAPSPAAPRLEPERRAAPDRHVEPVSLQSPASLAAMSRTDVRPLPRTTPAAPTLVLPTAAEPTLAAASPVAPLVAPAKQARLAVSESASAKQTSAAAAKSEPSAPQAPELRLADAGAPAQPAVPQVPAATAPASLPALPAVAASRPVVETKPVLVAAAQPPRQPDPLPAPPSPTAPPDRQEPVGDPNEWQLGMLEAIRVGVVNSKDVVVLRYAPQIVSTAIAQECSLFDPVFGLNAYGGQDDRQVRSLVESQGANIDVQRTDIVTPLYQPDQVYMRHQLYTGGELKYGFGTDYSNYSPPGDFLLLNPGWNSNFNVRYRQPLGAGRGYTITTNPLRIARSATAQSRMEFSVQVRRVILDIETAFWTLGGAQRELQIARQYRDVAVRTAEDEAEREKLGSSSLPDVLIARGQAEAFNIQVIQAEQRAAVAADQLRQVMGLRTAGAASFTTDGLPPELANKRLAPLVLPQDVEVDLEWGAAVRTALARPEISAQRAAVRTADLVVYQARNGLLPNVSLQADYAATGLEDRLDKSIGTAASHNYNLWGVGLFYERPLGMRSASAFVKRAQLQYGQELAQLRKLEHDILHQLRQSYETVRNANRVWLEQQQRVATFKQQHEAYVELYQQGKVELFRLLDIERSLAAAELEANAAWTVARTAEARWRFEKFEDAGYYNLEFAD from the coding sequence GTGTCGACCATTCCCCGGATCACCAGTCCTCGTCGATTCGTCGCCGCAGCAGCGGCGGGCGCGGCGATCGCGCTTTGCCCAGTGCAATTTACGGCCAGCGAGGGGCGATTCGCCGCAAACGCAGGCGAAGTCGGCCAAGCACCCTCTCAACCCCCGCAGAAGTGCCCCGAGGACGAGGCCGCCACGACCTTGCGGCTCATCAAGTCGCGCCCCCCGACTGAAGCTCAGGGGCCCGAAGCAGGCTCGTCCGCCCAGCAGGGGCCATGGCGGGCAGCGACTCCGCTGGCAGTCGTCCAGTGGGCTTTCCCGGGGGTCGAGGCCCTTCATCCCTCGACCGGCGCCACGCCCCATGATCGCTCGCCGTTGCCGAACCGACGCCTAGCCCAGGGCGCGAAGCTGGAAGTCGTGGGAGAGTCGATCACCACGCCCGCCCCCGCATTCGTCCTCGACTCAGTCATCGCCTCTGACGGCTCTCCAGCACCCACGAGCTTGGTCCTCCTGCCGACCTCGCAAAGTCGGCAGGCCCCTGTGAACCTAGTCGCTCGCCCCGCGGCAGAGCCCTCAATGGCCGCCCCCGAGCCTGCGGCCCAGGCGCCGCTCGTGCAGCGAGCACCGCCGAGCCCGTCGATCCCCCGGGCGCCGCAAGTCGCCGCTCGGCAGATCCCCGCTTCGCAGCCGCAGCCAGTGGTCGAGTCCCTCGCCGTCTCTCACTCCCCTGCACCGACGCCGTTCGTGCCCCCATCGGCGGCGCCGGCAGCACCGCAGATCATCTCGGTGGCGACGACTGCCGAGCCGTCGACCGTGGCCATCCGCCCGACCCCGGCCAAGTCGCAGCCGCCGGCCGTCGAAGTTCAGCCGGCTGAACTGACGCCGTCCCCTGCGCCCATGGCTCCGCAATTGGCCAGTTCACCCGCCCCGAGCCCGGCCGCTCCCCGGCTCGAGCCGGAGCGCCGCGCGGCGCCGGATCGCCACGTCGAACCGGTCTCTCTGCAGTCCCCGGCGTCGCTGGCCGCAATGTCACGGACTGACGTACGCCCGCTGCCCCGCACCACCCCCGCAGCCCCCACGCTCGTCTTGCCGACTGCAGCCGAGCCGACGCTCGCCGCGGCGTCGCCCGTGGCGCCTCTCGTTGCCCCGGCAAAGCAAGCCCGCCTCGCCGTCAGCGAATCCGCTTCCGCCAAACAGACCTCGGCCGCCGCTGCCAAGTCGGAACCCTCCGCCCCGCAGGCGCCTGAACTACGACTCGCCGACGCCGGCGCGCCCGCGCAGCCAGCCGTTCCCCAAGTTCCCGCTGCGACAGCACCCGCATCCCTGCCCGCTCTCCCGGCCGTTGCAGCGTCCCGACCCGTCGTCGAAACGAAGCCGGTGCTCGTCGCTGCCGCTCAGCCTCCGCGGCAGCCCGACCCGCTTCCCGCCCCCCCGAGCCCGACAGCCCCGCCGGATCGACAGGAACCAGTCGGCGATCCGAACGAGTGGCAACTCGGCATGCTCGAGGCGATCCGCGTCGGCGTCGTCAACAGCAAGGACGTGGTCGTCCTCCGCTACGCGCCTCAGATCGTCAGCACGGCGATCGCGCAGGAGTGTTCGCTGTTCGACCCGGTCTTCGGCCTGAACGCCTACGGCGGCCAGGACGACCGGCAAGTGCGCAGCCTCGTCGAGTCGCAAGGCGCCAACATCGACGTTCAGCGGACCGATATCGTGACGCCGCTCTACCAGCCCGACCAGGTTTACATGCGGCATCAGCTCTACACGGGCGGCGAACTGAAATACGGCTTCGGGACCGATTACTCGAACTACTCGCCGCCGGGCGATTTCTTGCTGCTCAACCCGGGGTGGAACTCGAACTTCAACGTCCGCTACCGGCAACCGCTTGGCGCCGGCCGCGGCTACACGATCACGACCAACCCGCTGCGGATCGCCCGCTCGGCGACGGCCCAGTCGCGGATGGAGTTTTCCGTCCAGGTGCGCCGGGTGATCCTCGACATCGAGACCGCGTTCTGGACCCTCGGCGGAGCCCAGCGCGAGCTGCAAATCGCCCGGCAGTATCGCGATGTCGCCGTGCGAACCGCCGAGGACGAAGCGGAACGCGAAAAGCTCGGCAGCAGCTCGCTCCCCGACGTGCTTATCGCCCGCGGCCAAGCCGAGGCGTTCAACATTCAGGTCATCCAGGCCGAGCAACGAGCGGCCGTCGCCGCAGATCAACTGCGACAGGTCATGGGTTTGCGAACCGCCGGGGCTGCGTCGTTCACAACCGACGGGCTCCCCCCCGAACTCGCCAACAAACGGCTTGCCCCGCTGGTCCTGCCGCAAGACGTCGAGGTCGATCTCGAATGGGGCGCCGCCGTCCGCACGGCCCTGGCCCGCCCCGAGATCAGCGCCCAACGGGCCGCGGTCCGCACGGCTGATTTGGTCGTCTATCAGGCCCGCAACGGTTTGCTCCCCAACGTCTCGTTGCAGGCCGACTACGCGGCGACCGGCCTCGAGGATCGGCTCGACAAGTCGATCGGCACCGCCGCCAGCCACAACTACAACTTGTGGGGCGTGGGGCTGTTCTACGAACGTCCCCTGGGGATGCGCTCGGCGTCCGCGTTCGTCAAGCGGGCCCAACTGCAGTACGGGCAGGAGCTCGCCCAACTCCGCAAGCTCGAACACGACATCCTCCATCAGTTGCGCCAATCCTACGAAACGGTCCGCAACGCGAACCGAGTTTGGCTCGAACAGCAGCAACGGGTCGCCACGTTCAAGCAGCAACACGAGGCCTACGTCGAGTTGTATCAGCAAGGCAAGGTCGAATTGTTCCGGCTGCTCGACATCGAGCGGAGCCTCGCGGCGGCCGAACTCGAGGCCAACGCCGCCTGGACTGTCGCCCGCACGGCCGAAGCCCGCTGGCGTTTCGAGAAATTCGAGGACGCGGGATACTACAATCTCGAGTTTGCGGATTAG
- a CDS encoding glycosyltransferase — MDARGGRLRVVHVTFGLDVGGLEQLLLEFADAGAARNFDQLFVSLGYSGAVGEELRRRGWPVVCLHRPSGFCPTLATQLMRMVRGIRPDVVHTHDVRALIYGAPAGRFAGAKRVIHTQHGQALGLSNRQRRIAKLAAKAVHRYVCVSRDAATVARDVLQIDEAKLRTIVNGIDLERFVGAEHAPADGDAGPIVAVARLSREKGIDVLLEAVALARTSAPDLRVEIAGDGPCRDELERQCAELDVADCVTFLGQIAGVPDLLRRARAFVLPSRSEGIALTLLEAMASSVPLIATRVGGTPETVVDDQTGVLVPPEDPAALAAALVRLWSDSTERERLATAAKWRAAELYSVDRMVESYERLYRGLELDERQESPAAAEAAVAVAP, encoded by the coding sequence ATGGACGCTCGAGGCGGGCGGTTGCGCGTCGTGCATGTAACGTTCGGTCTGGACGTGGGCGGGCTCGAACAGTTGTTGTTGGAGTTCGCCGACGCCGGCGCGGCTCGAAATTTCGATCAGTTGTTCGTCTCGCTGGGCTACAGCGGCGCGGTGGGCGAGGAGTTGCGACGCCGCGGATGGCCAGTGGTGTGTTTGCATCGTCCGAGCGGATTCTGTCCGACGCTGGCGACGCAGCTCATGCGGATGGTGCGCGGCATTCGTCCCGACGTAGTGCACACCCATGACGTGCGAGCGCTGATCTACGGCGCCCCGGCGGGCCGCTTTGCCGGAGCGAAACGAGTGATTCACACCCAGCACGGTCAGGCCTTGGGGCTGTCGAATCGCCAGCGGCGGATCGCGAAGCTGGCGGCCAAGGCCGTGCATCGGTATGTTTGCGTGTCGCGCGACGCGGCGACCGTGGCGCGGGACGTGCTGCAAATCGACGAAGCCAAGCTGCGGACGATCGTCAACGGCATCGACCTCGAACGATTCGTCGGTGCAGAGCACGCCCCCGCGGACGGCGACGCGGGGCCGATCGTCGCCGTGGCGAGGCTGAGTCGCGAGAAGGGGATCGACGTGCTCCTCGAGGCGGTCGCGCTGGCTCGCACAAGCGCGCCGGACCTGCGGGTGGAAATCGCCGGCGACGGCCCCTGCCGCGACGAGCTGGAGCGACAGTGCGCAGAGCTCGACGTCGCGGATTGCGTGACGTTTCTCGGCCAGATCGCCGGCGTTCCCGACCTGTTGCGGCGAGCCCGGGCGTTCGTCCTGCCCTCGCGATCCGAGGGAATTGCGCTGACGCTTTTGGAGGCGATGGCCTCGAGCGTGCCGCTGATCGCGACTCGCGTCGGCGGCACTCCGGAGACGGTGGTCGACGATCAGACGGGCGTGCTCGTGCCGCCTGAAGATCCCGCGGCGCTAGCCGCGGCGCTGGTCCGGCTGTGGAGCGACTCGACGGAGCGCGAACGGTTGGCGACCGCCGCCAAGTGGCGGGCGGCAGAACTGTATTCCGTCGACCGGATGGTCGAATCCTACGAGCGACTCTACCGCGGGCTCGAACTTGACGAGCGACAGGAATCGCCAGCGGCCGCCGAGGCCGCCGTTGCGGTGGCGCCATGA